The Candidatus Pantoea soli genome window below encodes:
- a CDS encoding high-affinity branched-chain amino acid ABC transporter permease LivM gives MKRLGLVNAVVSAAMLLVLAAFFMGMRLDLNGTRLVVANAGTVRWNWIVIGCAVVFLFQLLRPLFSNRLKRSGKGLVLPGFDGSTPKQKLLMLVVIVAAVVWPFLVSRGSVDIATLTLIYVMLGLGLNVVVGLSGLLVLGYGGFYAIGAYTFALLNHYYGFGFWESLPLAGIVAGAFGLMLGFPVLRLRGDYLAIVTLGFGEIVRILLLNSTAITGGPNGIAQIPKPSLFGIEFGRRVTEGGWTTFHELTGLAYDPNHRVIFLYLVALLLVVLTLFVINRLLRMPLGRAWEALREDEIACRSLGLSPTRIKLTAFTISAVFAGFAGTLFAARQGFVSPESFTFVESAFVLAIVVLGGMGSQLAVILAAILLVVSRELMRDLNEYSMLVLGALMVLMMIWRPQGLLPMKRPHLKLKQAKQGEQA, from the coding sequence ATGAAGCGCCTCGGTCTGGTTAACGCCGTGGTCTCTGCGGCGATGTTACTGGTGCTTGCTGCCTTCTTTATGGGGATGCGCCTCGATTTAAACGGCACCCGTCTGGTGGTGGCCAATGCCGGTACGGTGCGCTGGAACTGGATCGTCATCGGCTGCGCCGTGGTGTTTCTGTTTCAGCTGCTGCGTCCGCTGTTCAGCAATCGCCTGAAACGCAGCGGTAAAGGCCTGGTGCTGCCGGGCTTTGATGGCTCAACGCCAAAGCAAAAACTGCTGATGCTGGTGGTGATTGTGGCGGCGGTGGTCTGGCCGTTCCTGGTCTCACGCGGCAGTGTTGATATCGCCACCCTGACGCTGATCTACGTCATGCTCGGGCTGGGGCTTAACGTGGTGGTCGGGCTGTCTGGTCTGCTGGTGCTCGGCTACGGCGGCTTTTATGCCATTGGTGCTTACACCTTTGCGCTGCTGAACCACTACTATGGCTTTGGTTTCTGGGAGAGCCTGCCGCTGGCGGGCATCGTGGCCGGTGCCTTTGGCCTGATGCTGGGCTTCCCGGTGCTGCGCCTGCGCGGTGACTATCTGGCTATCGTTACGCTCGGGTTTGGCGAAATTGTGCGTATTCTGCTGCTGAACAGCACCGCCATCACCGGCGGGCCGAACGGCATTGCGCAGATCCCGAAACCCAGCCTGTTCGGCATTGAGTTTGGCCGTCGCGTGACAGAAGGCGGCTGGACCACCTTCCACGAGCTGACCGGCCTGGCTTACGATCCTAATCACCGGGTGATTTTCCTCTATCTGGTGGCGCTGCTGCTGGTGGTGCTGACGCTGTTCGTGATTAACCGTCTGCTGCGCATGCCGCTGGGTCGGGCATGGGAAGCGCTGCGTGAAGATGAGATTGCCTGTCGCTCGCTGGGCCTGAGCCCGACGCGCATCAAACTGACTGCCTTTACCATCAGCGCGGTGTTTGCCGGTTTTGCCGGTACGCTGTTTGCCGCACGTCAGGGCTTTGTCAGCCCGGAATCCTTTACCTTTGTCGAGTCTGCATTTGTGCTGGCGATAGTGGTACTGGGCGGTATGGGGTCGCAGCTGGCGGTGATCCTCGCCGCAATTCTGCTGGTGGTGTCGCGTGAACTGATGCGTGATTTAAATGAGTACAGCATGCTGGTGCTTGGCGCACTGATGGTGCTGATGATGATCTGGCGTCCGCAGGGGCTGCTGCCGATGAAGCGTCCGCACCTGAAACTGAAGCAGGCGAAACAAGGAGAGCAGGCATGA
- the ugpE gene encoding sn-glycerol-3-phosphate ABC transporter permease UgpE: protein MIENRRGLDIFSHTLLVLGVLTILFPLYVAFVAATLDNDAVYQVPMTLVPGTHLWDNVSHIWTQGVNGSAAFGRMMLNSVIMALGITLGKITVSMLSAFALVWFRFPLRTLFFWLIFITLMLPVEVRIFPTVDVISSLHMLDSYSGLTLPLMASATATFLFRQFFMSLPDELIEAARIDGASPMRFFLDIVLPLSKTNLAALFVITFIYGWNQYLWPLLIINDASLSTAVAGVKSMINTSGGPTQWNEVMAAMLLTLIPPVVVVLVMQRAFVRGLVESEK, encoded by the coding sequence ATGATTGAGAACCGACGCGGGCTGGATATCTTCAGCCATACCCTGCTGGTGCTGGGCGTGCTGACCATTCTGTTTCCGCTGTATGTGGCTTTTGTGGCGGCGACGCTGGATAACGACGCGGTGTATCAGGTGCCGATGACGCTGGTGCCCGGCACGCACCTGTGGGACAACGTCTCACATATCTGGACGCAGGGGGTCAACGGCAGCGCCGCCTTCGGCAGGATGATGCTGAATAGCGTGATCATGGCGCTGGGCATCACGCTGGGCAAAATCACCGTCTCCATGCTTTCCGCCTTTGCGCTGGTGTGGTTTCGCTTTCCGCTGCGCACGCTGTTTTTCTGGCTGATCTTTATCACCCTGATGCTGCCGGTGGAGGTGCGTATTTTCCCGACGGTGGACGTGATTTCATCCCTGCATATGCTCGATAGCTACAGCGGACTGACGCTGCCGCTGATGGCCTCTGCCACGGCCACCTTTCTGTTCCGCCAGTTCTTTATGTCGCTGCCGGATGAGCTGATCGAAGCGGCCCGTATCGACGGCGCCAGCCCGATGCGCTTTTTTCTGGACATCGTTCTGCCACTGTCAAAAACCAACCTCGCGGCGCTGTTTGTGATCACCTTTATCTACGGCTGGAACCAGTATCTGTGGCCGCTTCTGATCATCAACGATGCCAGCCTGAGCACGGCGGTCGCCGGTGTGAAAAGCATGATCAACACCAGCGGCGGTCCGACGCAGTGGAATGAAGTTATGGCAGCAATGTTATTAACCCTGATCCCACCCGTAGTGGTGGTGTTAGTGATGCAGCGCGCCTTTGTGCGCGGCCTGGTGGAGAGTGAGAAATAG
- the ugpQ gene encoding glycerophosphodiester phosphodiesterase, whose amino-acid sequence MSTQHWPYPRIVAHRGGGKLAPENTLAAIDVGAKYGHTMIEFDAKLSEDKQIFLLHDDTLDRTSNGWGVAGSLPWHKLERLDAGSWYSGEFSGEPLALLSEVAARCRQHQMMANIEIKPTTGTDAETGREVALAAQALWQGQTAPLLSSFSYAALEAAMQAAPALPRGLLLDEWHDDWQALTRALACVSIHLNHRLLDAARTAQLKAAGLHILVYTVNQPARARELLSWGVDAICTDRIDIIGPDFR is encoded by the coding sequence ATGAGCACACAACACTGGCCTTATCCGCGCATCGTTGCGCATCGTGGCGGCGGCAAGCTGGCACCGGAAAATACCCTTGCGGCGATTGACGTCGGCGCAAAGTATGGCCACACCATGATCGAATTTGATGCCAAACTGTCCGAAGATAAGCAGATCTTCCTGCTGCATGACGACACGCTGGATCGCACCAGTAATGGCTGGGGCGTGGCGGGCAGCCTGCCGTGGCACAAACTGGAGCGGCTGGACGCGGGCAGCTGGTACAGCGGGGAGTTCAGCGGTGAACCGCTGGCGCTGCTGAGTGAGGTGGCGGCGCGCTGTCGTCAGCATCAGATGATGGCGAACATTGAGATTAAACCCACTACCGGCACGGATGCGGAGACCGGGCGCGAGGTGGCGCTGGCCGCCCAGGCCCTGTGGCAGGGGCAGACGGCACCGCTGCTCTCATCCTTCTCGTATGCCGCCCTGGAAGCGGCAATGCAGGCTGCACCCGCATTGCCGCGAGGTTTGCTGCTGGATGAGTGGCACGACGACTGGCAGGCGCTGACCCGCGCGCTGGCGTGCGTGTCGATCCACCTCAATCACCGGCTGCTGGATGCGGCACGCACCGCGCAGCTGAAGGCCGCCGGTCTGCATATTCTGGTGTATACCGTGAATCAGCCCGCGCGGGCGCGCGAGCTGCTGAGCTGGGGCGTGGATGCGATCTGCACTGACCGCATCGACATTATCGGCCCCGACTTCCGTTAA
- the livG gene encoding high-affinity branched-chain amino acid ABC transporter ATP-binding protein LivG gives MSQPLLAVEGLMMRFGGLLAVNNVALELHPQEIVSLIGPNGAGKTTVFNCLTGFYKPTGGTIRLRDQQLAGLPGQKIARMGVVRTFQHVRLFREMTVIENLLVAQHQHLKSGVFSGLFKTPAFRRGESEALDRAATWLERIGLLELANRQAGNLAYGQQRRLEIARCMVTRPEILMLDEPAAGLNPRETHELDALIAELRGEHKVTVLLIEHDMKLVMGISDRIYVVNQGTPLASGTPEEVRNNPDVIRAYLGEA, from the coding sequence ATGAGTCAGCCTTTATTAGCCGTAGAAGGCCTGATGATGCGCTTTGGCGGCCTGCTGGCCGTCAACAACGTGGCGCTGGAACTGCATCCGCAGGAGATCGTTTCACTGATTGGGCCGAACGGGGCGGGGAAAACCACCGTGTTCAACTGCCTGACCGGTTTCTATAAACCCACCGGCGGCACTATCCGCCTGCGTGACCAGCAGCTGGCCGGCCTGCCGGGACAGAAAATTGCGCGCATGGGTGTGGTACGTACCTTCCAGCACGTGCGGCTGTTCCGGGAGATGACGGTGATTGAAAACCTGCTGGTGGCGCAGCATCAGCATCTGAAAAGCGGGGTGTTTTCCGGCCTGTTCAAAACCCCGGCGTTTCGCCGTGGTGAGAGCGAGGCGCTTGATCGCGCCGCCACCTGGCTGGAGCGCATTGGTTTGCTGGAGCTGGCAAACCGTCAGGCGGGCAATCTCGCCTACGGTCAGCAGCGCCGGCTGGAGATTGCGCGCTGCATGGTGACGCGCCCGGAAATTCTGATGCTTGATGAACCCGCGGCGGGTCTTAACCCGCGGGAAACGCACGAGCTGGACGCGCTGATTGCAGAACTGCGCGGTGAACATAAGGTCACGGTGCTGCTGATTGAGCACGACATGAAGCTGGTGATGGGCATTTCCGATCGCATTTATGTGGTGAACCAGGGCACGCCGCTGGCAAGCGGTACGCCGGAAGAAGTCCGTAACAATCCGGATGTGATTCGTGCTTATTTAGGTGAGGCGTAA
- a CDS encoding sn-glycerol-3-phosphate import ATP-binding protein UgpC, which translates to MAAVTLQTVTKTYDGKNPIIQPLNITINDGEFMVMVGPSGCGKSTLLRMVAGLERVTSGDIYIDNRRVTDMEPKDRGIAMVFQNYALYPHMTVGENMAYGLKIRGMGKQQIAQRVMEAARSLELDHLLHRRPRELSGGQRQRVAMGRAIVREPAVFLFDEPLSNLDARLRVQMRLELQLLHRRLQTTSLYVTHDQVEAMTLAQRVMVMNKGVVEQVGTPVEVYERPASQFVAAFIGAPAMNLLQGQINSDGSRFTLDALNSLPLGESKAKWANRPVTLGIRPEHIRLSSREAGGVPLVIDTLEMLGADNLAHGYIGHTRLVVRLPHSERPQPGSSLWLHLPAEALHFFDSTHGKRLE; encoded by the coding sequence ATGGCAGCCGTAACCCTGCAGACCGTCACAAAAACCTATGACGGCAAAAACCCGATTATTCAGCCGCTGAATATCACCATCAACGACGGGGAGTTTATGGTCATGGTGGGCCCGTCCGGCTGCGGTAAATCGACGCTGCTGCGCATGGTGGCCGGGCTTGAGCGCGTCACCTCCGGCGATATTTATATCGATAACCGGCGCGTCACCGACATGGAGCCGAAGGATCGCGGTATTGCCATGGTGTTTCAGAACTACGCGCTCTATCCGCACATGACAGTCGGCGAGAACATGGCGTATGGCCTGAAAATCCGCGGTATGGGCAAACAGCAGATCGCACAGCGCGTGATGGAGGCGGCACGCAGCCTGGAACTGGATCACCTGCTGCATCGCCGCCCGCGCGAGCTGTCCGGCGGCCAGCGGCAGCGGGTTGCGATGGGACGGGCCATCGTGCGTGAACCGGCGGTGTTTCTGTTTGACGAGCCGTTATCCAACCTGGATGCGCGCCTGCGCGTACAGATGCGGCTGGAGCTGCAGCTGCTGCACCGCCGTCTGCAGACCACCAGCCTGTACGTGACGCACGATCAGGTTGAGGCGATGACGCTGGCGCAGCGGGTGATGGTAATGAACAAAGGCGTGGTGGAACAGGTCGGCACGCCGGTTGAGGTGTACGAACGCCCGGCCAGCCAGTTTGTCGCCGCCTTTATTGGCGCACCCGCCATGAATCTGCTGCAAGGGCAGATCAACAGCGACGGCTCCCGTTTCACGCTGGATGCCCTCAACAGCCTGCCGCTGGGTGAAAGCAAAGCAAAATGGGCCAACCGGCCAGTAACGCTTGGCATTCGTCCCGAGCATATTCGCCTCAGCAGCCGCGAAGCGGGCGGCGTACCGCTGGTGATCGATACGCTGGAAATGCTGGGGGCCGATAACCTCGCGCATGGCTATATCGGTCATACCCGGCTGGTGGTACGCTTACCGCACAGCGAACGCCCGCAGCCGGGCAGCAGTCTGTGGCTGCATCTGCCGGCAGAAGCGTTACACTTCTTTGATTCTACCCATGGAAAGCGTCTGGAATGA
- the livH gene encoding high-affinity branched-chain amino acid ABC transporter permease LivH, which yields MSEQFLYFIQQMFNGVTLGSTYALIAIGYTMVYGIIGMINFAHGEVYMIGSYVSFIVIAALMMMGIDTAWLMIAAGFVMAVIISSAYGWSIERVAYKPVRASKRLIALISAIGMSIFLQNYVSLTQGSRDLALPSLITGQWTLGESNGFAATLTTMQLVIWVVTFLAMLALTLFIRYSRMGRACRACAEDLKMASLLGINTDRVISLTFVIGAAMAAVAGVLLGQFYGSINPFIGFMAGMKAFTAAVLGGIGSIPGAMIGGLVLGIAEALTSAYLSTEYKDVVSFALLIVVLLVMPTGILGRPEVEKV from the coding sequence ATGTCCGAGCAGTTTCTCTATTTCATTCAGCAGATGTTCAACGGGGTCACCCTCGGGAGCACCTACGCGCTGATCGCCATTGGTTACACCATGGTTTACGGCATTATCGGCATGATCAACTTCGCCCATGGCGAGGTCTATATGATCGGCAGCTATGTCTCTTTTATCGTGATTGCCGCCCTGATGATGATGGGCATCGACACCGCGTGGCTGATGATCGCCGCCGGCTTTGTCATGGCCGTGATTATCTCCAGCGCTTACGGCTGGAGTATCGAGCGCGTGGCTTATAAGCCGGTGCGCGCCTCCAAGCGCCTGATCGCCCTGATCTCAGCCATCGGCATGTCGATTTTCCTGCAGAACTACGTCAGCCTGACGCAGGGTTCGCGCGATCTGGCGCTGCCCAGCCTGATTACCGGCCAGTGGACGCTGGGTGAAAGCAATGGCTTTGCCGCCACGCTCACCACCATGCAGCTGGTGATCTGGGTGGTCACCTTCCTGGCGATGCTGGCGCTGACGCTGTTCATCCGCTACTCGCGCATGGGCCGCGCCTGCCGCGCCTGCGCAGAAGATCTGAAAATGGCCAGCCTGCTGGGCATCAACACTGACCGCGTCATTTCACTGACGTTTGTGATTGGGGCTGCGATGGCGGCCGTGGCCGGTGTGCTGCTCGGGCAGTTTTACGGCTCAATTAACCCGTTTATTGGTTTCATGGCCGGGATGAAGGCGTTTACCGCGGCGGTGCTGGGCGGCATTGGCAGCATTCCGGGCGCGATGATCGGCGGCCTGGTGCTGGGGATTGCCGAAGCGCTGACCTCCGCCTATCTCTCTACCGAATATAAAGATGTGGTTTCATTTGCGCTGCTGATCGTGGTGCTGCTGGTGATGCCTACCGGTATTCTTGGCCGTCCGGAGGTGGAAAAAGTATGA
- the ugpB gene encoding sn-glycerol-3-phosphate ABC transporter substrate-binding protein UgpB, whose amino-acid sequence MSAFTLRPRLMSVLLGLALSGNALAATEIPFWHSMEGELGKEVDSLAQRFNQAHPDYKIVPTYKGNYEQSLAAGIAAVRSGKAPAILQVYEVGTATMMASKAIVPVHEVFKDAGIPMDPKQFVPAVAGYYSDSKGQLISQPFNSSTPVLYYNKDAFKKAGLNPDQPPKTWQELAKDAAALRKAGMSCGYASGWQGWIQIENFSAWHALPVATKNNGFDGTDAVLEFNKPVQVRHIQMLEEMNKKGDFTYFGRKDESTSKFYNGDCGITTASSGSLADIKHYARFNFGVGMMPYDDTVPEAPQNAIIGGASLWVMKGKDASTYKGVAEFMQFLAQPEIAAEWHQKTGYLPITTAAYTLTKQQGFYDKNPGADIATRQMLNKDPLPFTKGMRLGNMPQIRTVVDEELEGVWTGKQTPQAALDNAVKRGNDLLRRFEQQVK is encoded by the coding sequence ATGTCCGCTTTTACGCTTCGTCCCCGCCTGATGAGTGTGCTGCTCGGTCTGGCGCTCAGCGGTAACGCGCTGGCTGCCACCGAAATCCCTTTCTGGCACTCCATGGAAGGTGAATTAGGTAAAGAAGTTGACTCACTGGCACAGCGTTTTAACCAGGCTCATCCGGATTACAAAATCGTACCGACATATAAAGGCAACTACGAGCAGAGCCTGGCCGCGGGCATCGCCGCGGTACGCAGCGGCAAAGCGCCTGCGATCCTGCAGGTTTACGAAGTCGGGACGGCCACCATGATGGCTTCCAAAGCCATTGTGCCGGTGCATGAGGTGTTCAAAGACGCAGGCATACCGATGGACCCGAAACAGTTCGTGCCCGCGGTGGCAGGCTATTACAGCGACAGCAAAGGACAGCTGATCTCCCAGCCGTTCAACAGCTCCACGCCGGTTCTGTACTACAACAAAGACGCGTTTAAAAAAGCGGGACTGAACCCGGACCAGCCACCGAAAACCTGGCAGGAGCTGGCAAAAGACGCCGCAGCGCTGCGTAAAGCGGGCATGAGCTGCGGCTACGCCAGCGGCTGGCAGGGCTGGATCCAGATTGAAAACTTCAGCGCCTGGCATGCGCTGCCGGTTGCCACCAAAAATAACGGCTTTGACGGCACCGACGCCGTACTGGAGTTCAACAAGCCGGTGCAGGTGCGCCACATCCAGATGCTGGAAGAGATGAATAAAAAAGGCGATTTCACCTACTTTGGCCGCAAAGATGAGTCGACCTCTAAGTTTTATAACGGCGACTGCGGGATCACCACGGCTTCGTCCGGCTCGCTGGCGGACATCAAACATTACGCCAGATTCAATTTTGGCGTGGGTATGATGCCGTATGATGACACGGTGCCGGAAGCACCGCAGAACGCCATTATCGGTGGAGCCAGCCTGTGGGTGATGAAAGGCAAAGACGCCAGCACCTATAAAGGTGTCGCGGAGTTTATGCAGTTCCTTGCGCAGCCGGAAATTGCCGCCGAGTGGCACCAGAAAACCGGCTATCTGCCCATTACCACCGCCGCCTATACGCTGACAAAGCAGCAGGGTTTTTATGATAAAAACCCGGGGGCCGATATCGCCACGCGCCAGATGCTGAACAAAGATCCACTGCCTTTCACCAAAGGCATGCGTCTGGGTAATATGCCGCAGATCCGTACCGTGGTGGATGAAGAGCTGGAAGGCGTCTGGACCGGTAAACAGACACCACAGGCCGCGCTGGATAATGCCGTCAAACGCGGAAACGACCTGCTGCGTCGCTTTGAGCAACAGGTGAAATAA
- the livF gene encoding high-affinity branched-chain amino acid ABC transporter ATP-binding protein LivF, with product MANPILTLQGVSAHYGPIQALHNINLHISQGEIVTLIGANGAGKTTLLGTLCGEPRASSGTIVFDGKTITDWQTAKIMREAIAIVPEGRRVFSRMTVEENLAMGGFFASRQQYQERIARVYELFPRLAERKVQRAGTMSGGEQQMLAIGRALMSQPRLLLLDEPSLGLAPIIIQQIFDTIEQLRKEGMTIFLVEQNANQALKLADRGYVLENGHVVLEDSGEALLSNEAVRSAYLGA from the coding sequence ATGGCGAACCCGATTTTAACGTTGCAGGGAGTGAGCGCCCATTACGGCCCGATTCAGGCACTGCACAATATCAATCTGCACATCAGTCAGGGTGAAATCGTCACGCTGATCGGTGCCAACGGCGCGGGGAAAACCACGCTGCTCGGCACCCTGTGCGGCGAACCGCGCGCCAGCAGCGGCACCATCGTGTTTGATGGCAAAACCATTACCGACTGGCAGACCGCAAAAATCATGCGTGAGGCGATTGCGATTGTGCCGGAAGGCCGCCGCGTGTTTTCACGTATGACGGTGGAAGAGAACCTGGCGATGGGCGGCTTTTTTGCCTCGCGTCAGCAGTATCAGGAGCGCATTGCGCGCGTCTATGAACTCTTTCCCCGGCTGGCAGAGCGCAAAGTGCAGCGTGCCGGTACCATGTCCGGCGGTGAACAGCAGATGCTGGCGATTGGCCGCGCGCTGATGAGCCAGCCGCGCCTGCTGCTGCTGGACGAGCCGTCACTGGGTCTGGCACCGATCATTATCCAGCAGATTTTCGATACCATCGAACAGCTGCGCAAAGAGGGCATGACCATCTTCCTCGTTGAGCAGAACGCCAACCAGGCGCTGAAGCTGGCCGATCGCGGCTATGTGCTGGAAAACGGTCACGTGGTGCTGGAGGACAGCGGCGAAGCGCTGCTGTCCAACGAAGCGGTCAGAAGCGCCTACCTCGGAGCCTGA
- a CDS encoding DUF2756 domain-containing protein, which yields MKKWLIVIAALLPLSSMANMLNNTSQPNQPGYNPSQQRMQTQMQVQQQQQQQKLRQDQQQQNQEMQRKLQERRDSARARVIQSQPGQQNSGN from the coding sequence ATGAAAAAATGGCTCATTGTGATTGCCGCCCTGCTGCCGCTGAGCAGCATGGCGAATATGCTGAATAATACCAGCCAGCCAAACCAGCCGGGATATAACCCCAGCCAGCAACGTATGCAGACGCAAATGCAGGTGCAGCAGCAACAGCAGCAGCAGAAGCTGCGGCAGGATCAGCAGCAGCAGAATCAGGAGATGCAGCGCAAACTGCAGGAGCGGCGTGACAGTGCCCGGGCGCGCGTGATTCAGTCGCAGCCGGGCCAGCAGAACAGCGGTAATTAA
- the ugpA gene encoding sn-glycerol-3-phosphate ABC transporter permease UgpA codes for MSSSSRPVFRSRLLPYLLVAPQLIITAIFFLWPAAEALWYSLQSIDPFGISSTFVGLDNFRRLFSDPYYLDAFGTTLVFSALVTVCGMLFSLLLAALVDYVIRLKKLYQTLLLLPYAVAPVVAAVLWMFLFSPGLGLFSHLLNQMGYNWNYAQNSGQAMFLIVLASIWQQMSYNFLFFFAALRSIPKSLVEAAAIDGAGPVRRFFQLSLPLITPVSFFLLVVNLVYAFFDTFPVIDAATGGGPVQATTTLIYKIYREGFTGLDLSSSAAQSVVLMLLVIGLTILQFRFVERKVQYQ; via the coding sequence ATGTCTTCTTCTTCACGCCCGGTGTTCCGCTCCCGTTTACTGCCTTATCTGCTGGTGGCACCGCAGCTGATCATCACCGCTATCTTTTTTCTGTGGCCTGCCGCAGAGGCGCTGTGGTATTCGCTGCAAAGCATTGATCCTTTTGGTATCTCCAGCACCTTTGTCGGCCTGGATAACTTCCGCCGCCTGTTCAGCGATCCCTATTATCTGGATGCGTTCGGAACTACCCTCGTCTTCAGTGCGCTGGTCACGGTATGCGGCATGCTCTTTTCTCTGCTGCTGGCCGCGCTGGTGGATTACGTGATCCGCCTGAAAAAGCTCTATCAGACGCTGCTGCTGTTGCCGTATGCGGTCGCGCCGGTGGTGGCGGCCGTGCTGTGGATGTTTCTGTTCAGCCCCGGGCTGGGGCTGTTCAGTCACCTGCTGAACCAGATGGGGTACAACTGGAACTACGCGCAAAACAGCGGCCAGGCGATGTTCCTGATCGTCCTGGCGTCAATCTGGCAGCAGATGAGTTATAACTTCCTGTTTTTCTTCGCAGCGCTGCGGTCGATACCCAAATCACTGGTGGAAGCCGCCGCCATCGACGGTGCCGGACCGGTGCGGCGTTTTTTCCAGCTTTCCCTGCCGCTGATTACGCCAGTGAGTTTCTTTCTGCTGGTGGTCAATCTGGTTTACGCCTTCTTTGATACCTTCCCGGTGATAGATGCCGCCACCGGCGGCGGGCCGGTACAGGCGACCACCACGCTTATCTACAAAATTTATCGCGAAGGCTTTACCGGGCTGGATCTCTCCTCCTCGGCTGCGCAGTCGGTGGTGCTGATGCTGCTGGTGATTGGCCTGACCATCCTGCAATTCCGCTTTGTCGAGCGTAAGGTGCAATACCAATGA